Sequence from the Gloeocapsopsis dulcis genome:
ATGATCATCCCCAGCAATGTTGAGAATTCCCTTCATGCGGAAGATATCAGGTCCGCGAGTTTGTAACAAGTAGCTCATCCATTCATTCAACCTCTCCATATTTAAAGCACCACTTGCTACCAAAGCAATCGAATTGACAGTTTCATCATGCTCGTGGGCGTCTTCTTTCAAAAAATTTGGGTCAATTTCCAATGCACGACTCAAGTCAAACGCGTTAACACCTAGTAGCGTGTCCATTTCCAACTCAGCATTGCGAGTCCGGTAGATTTTGGCGATCGCATTCATGCTACGAATTCGCCGTTCTAACTCCTCCAACACATCTTCTGTAACTAAATCTACTTTATTGAGCAAAATGACATCAGCAAACGCAATTTGCTCTTGAGCCTCATCTGCTTCCCAATGCTGCCAAATATGCTTAGCATCTACCACAGTCACAACTGCATCTAAACTCAACTGAGTTTGCATATCTTCATCAACGAAGAACGTTTGTATGACTGGTGCAGGATCAGCTAGCCCTGTTGTTTCAATCACTAAATGATCGAACTTATCGCGCCGCCGCATCAAATTCCCAATAATCCGAATCAGATCGCCACGGACAGTACAACAGATACAACCATTGTTCATTTCAAAGATTTCTTCATCTGTGTCAATAACCAATTGGTTGTCGATACCAACTTCTCCAAACTCGTTCACAATCACAGCGACTTTTTTTCCGTGTTCGTGCGTGAGAATGCGATTGAGTAGCGTTGTTTTACCAGCTCCTAGGTAGCCTGTGAGAACTGTAACAGGTACAATGTCACTAGTCATTGCTGATACCATGTTTTATCTTCCTAAACCTGTAATGATAACCATTATCAAATATAAAGCAGCATAATTTCAATCTTAAATTTTTATAAGTCATAGCAGGCAAAA
This genomic interval carries:
- a CDS encoding CobW family GTP-binding protein, which encodes MVSAMTSDIVPVTVLTGYLGAGKTTLLNRILTHEHGKKVAVIVNEFGEVGIDNQLVIDTDEEIFEMNNGCICCTVRGDLIRIIGNLMRRRDKFDHLVIETTGLADPAPVIQTFFVDEDMQTQLSLDAVVTVVDAKHIWQHWEADEAQEQIAFADVILLNKVDLVTEDVLEELERRIRSMNAIAKIYRTRNAELEMDTLLGVNAFDLSRALEIDPNFLKEDAHEHDETVNSIALVASGALNMERLNEWMSYLLQTRGPDIFRMKGILNIAGDDHRFVFQGVHMLFEGKRDRRWKPNETRKNELVFIGRNLDEAELRENFLACIA